Proteins encoded within one genomic window of Oryza glaberrima chromosome 12, OglaRS2, whole genome shotgun sequence:
- the LOC127757926 gene encoding protein rough sheath 2 homolog: protein MQPPPMRERQRWRPEEDAILLAYVRQYGPREWSLVSQRMNRPLHRDAKSCLERWKNYLRPGIKKGSLTDDEQRLVIRLQAKHGNKWKKIAAEVPGRTAKRLGKWWEVFKEKQQRELRDRDRRRLPPPLDGDERGGAGGRYDWLLEDFADKLVNDHHRRMMAAPILPPWMSSSPSSSSSPSVTLSLASAAVAPAPAAPPPTWGGGGGGEVVVAELMECCREMEEGQRAWAAHRKEAAWRMKRVEMQLETERACRRREAAEEFEAKMRALREEQAAAVERVEAEYREKMAGLRRDAEAKEQKMAEQWAAKHARLAKFLDQVAACRRWPPVEINGGGPGGAR, encoded by the exons atgcagccgccgccgatgagggagaggcagcggtggcggcctgAGGAAGACGCCATCCTCCTCGCCTACGTCCGCCAGTATGGGCCCCGGGAGTGGAGCCTCGTGTCCCAGCGGATGAACCGCCCCCTCCACCGCGACGCCAAGTCCTGCCTCGAGCGCTGGAAGAACTACCTCCGCCCGGGGATCAAGAAAGGTTCGCTCACCGACGACGAGCAGCGCCTCGTCATCCgcctccaggccaagcacggcAACAAGTGGAAGAAGATCGCCGCCGAGGTCCCCGGCCGGACGGCGAAGCGGCTGGGCAAGTGGTGGGAGGTGTTCAAGGAGAAGCAGCAGCGGGAGCTCCGGGATCGGGATCGCCGGcgactcccgccgccgctggacggcgacgagcgcggcggcgccggcgggcgatACGACTGGCTCCTCGAGGACTTCGCCGACAAGCTCGTCAacgaccaccaccgccgaaTGATGGCTGCCCCGATCCTCCCGCCGTggatgtcgtcgtcgccgtcgtcttcttcctcgccgtcgGTGACGCTTAgcctcgcgtcggcggcggtggcgccggcgcctgcggcgccgccgccgacgtggggtggtggtggaggaggggaggtggtggtggcggagttGATGGAGTGTTGCAG GGAGATGGAGGAAGGGCAGAGGGCGTGGGCGGCGCACAGGAAGGAGGCGGCGTGGAGGATGAAGAGGGTGGAGATGCAGCTGGAGACGGAGAgggcgtgccggcggcgggaggcggcggaggagttcGAGGCGAAGATGAGGGCGCTGAGGGAGGAGCAGGCAGCTGCGGTGGAGCGGGTGGAGGCGGAGTACCGGGAGAAGATggccggcctccgccgcgacgCGGAGGCCAAGGAGCAGAAGATGGCGGAGCAGTGGGCGGCCAAGCACGCCCGCCTCGCCAAGTTCCTCGACCAggtcgccgcctgccgccgctggccgcccgTCGAGATCAACGGCGGCGGCCCCGGCGGCGCCCGGTGA
- the LOC127756397 gene encoding uncharacterized protein LOC127756397, translated as MAVYFNISHFRKFAIDGRANNWILHQLDGKWRQYRSKLKKGYYKPNLPMERVLQTVPKTVAESQWATLVSYWYLEDSKKISDKNKENAQNIKHPHILGRKSFAIKRKELEVNGVEVDRATFFDECHKTKDGRYVNDATEEKMNEVYMKLAEKRVDGQELSEADFEQAMLEVFGKDHRGRVRGMGPTITPTNYYGGRFSNISGSSEGSSSSNVNGFISFIVSYLAEKYPEDNLISWLPPSVARVIPRQEVDQNEGSQPPNTATSSLPFDQNHENQLPNTTPSSSARASSQSCSEEE; from the exons ATGGCGGTGTATTTCAACATCTCTCATTTC AGAAAGTTTGCAATTGATGGAAGAGCTAATAATTGGATTCTCCACCAGTTAGATGGCAAATGGAGGCAGTACAGGTCAAAACTGAAAAAGGGCTATTACAAGCCTAACTTACCTATGGAACGAGTATTGCAAACCGTGCCCAAAACTGTTGCTGAATCTCAATGGGCCACCCTAGTTTCTTACTGGTACTTAGAGGACTCTAAG AAAATCAGTGACAAAAACAAAGAGAATGCACAGAATATTAAGCATCCACACATATTAGGAAGAAAGAGTTTTGCAATAAAGAGGAAAGAGCTG GAAGTTAATGGAGTGGAGGTGGACCGAGCAACCTTCTTTGATGAATGCCATAAGACGAAAGATGGCAGATATGTTAACGATGCTACTGAAGAAAAAATG AATGAAGTATATATGAAATTGGCTGAGAAAAGAGTGGATGGCCAAGAACTCAGTGAAGCTGATTTTGAACAAGCTATGTTAGAAGTGTTTGGAAAGGATCATAGGGGTAGAGTTAGAGGCATGGGTCCAACCATTACTCCAACAAACTATTATGGTGGAAGATTTTCGAATATATCAGGAAGCAGTGAAGGGAGTAGCTCCAGTAATGTAAATGGTTTCATTAGTTTTATAGTATCATATTTGGCTGAGAAATATCCAGAGGATAATTTGATTTCTTGGTTGCCACCATCAGTTGCTAGGGTCATTCCAAGACAAGAG GTTGATCAGAACGAAGGAAGTCAGCCACCAAATACTGCTACATCCTCTCTTCCATTTGATCAGAACCATGAAAATCagctaccaaatactactccatCCTCTAGTGCTAGAGCATCATCTCAGTCTTGCAGTGAAGAAGAGTGA
- the LOC127758114 gene encoding serine/arginine-rich SC35-like splicing factor SCL30, protein MRRYSPPYRSPPRRGYGGRGRSPPRRGYGGRREQGSGSLLVRNIPLSCRGEDLRVPFERFGPVRDVYLPKDYYSGEPRGFAFVEFVDPYDASEAQYHMNRQVFFGREITVVLAAESRKRPEEMRSRARVRGYSGNEGRRSSYYGRSRSRSRSPRYRGRPRSRSYSPAPRRRDDYSASPPRKDTHPTKSPRRQPKEHDEEKKRRSYSPASRDGDPRDADNGYEKRSPPPDSDGSPPHRRSPRHSSGSPPGSRSRSADVSPARSD, encoded by the exons ATGAGGAGGTACAGCCCACCATATCGCAGTCCCCCTAGGAGGGGCTATGGTGGCAGAGGAAGAAGTCCCCCTAGGAGGGGATATggaggacggagggagcaggGTTCTGGAAGTCTCTTGGTCCGCAACATCCCATTAAGCTGCAG AGGGGAGGATCTTCGAGTTCCTTTTGAAAGGTTTGGTCCTGTTCGGGATGTTTACCTGCCAAAGGATTATTACAGCGG GGAACCACGGGGATTTGCATTTGTGGAGTTCGTTGACCCTTATGATGCCTCTGAGGCTCAATATCACATGAATCGCCAGGTGTTTTTCGGCCGGGAGATAACTGTTGTTCTTGCTGCTGAGTCGCGGAAAAGGCCAGAGGAAATGCGCAGTAGAGCTAGAGTCAG GGGTTACTCTGGAAACGAAGGGCGCCGCTCTTCATATTATG GGAGGTCTCGTTCCCGTTCTCGCTCTCCCCGCTATCGAGGTCGTCCACGGTCAAG GTCATACTCTCCTGCTCCAAGACGGCGAGATGACTACTCAGCTTCCCCACCGAGAAAGGATACGCACCCCACAAAATCTCCTAGGCGTCAGCCAAAAGAACATGATGAAGAGAAGAAGCGGAGATCCTACTCTCCTGCCAGTAGAGATGGCGACCCTCGCGATGCTGATAACGGTTATGAGAA GAGGTCGCCCCCACCTGACAGCGATGGATCCCCTCCACACCGGAGGTCTCCTAGGCACTCCTCAGGGTCGCCTCCAGGATCCCGCTCTAGGTCCGCCGATGTTTCCCCTGCCCGCAGCGACTGA
- the LOC127758052 gene encoding factor of DNA methylation 1-like isoform X2, with protein MAETRGVGGRLAALASKVDSKIYYLKDVLVEYMDMKNVVAEIAEERERFQLEQRGNDALLEAMKEELVAANNELKAAKEEISRKNNELESVKKQLQESEARNIQAEQQSGIVVELMQPRGVQTRSMQKRKRPLQGPSGCEADDQEYTSQINVQSPRCLESMRTPDVKKRSVQKQKHLSQGLPGDPGELQLMEGHLSDPNAGEASGALVSKDDDLEAVREELIKGFLDIDNGGRKLGIKEMGQLNEKVFQIACLAKLPPEEVGEASYELYSSWQKQLSDLSWNPFKTITVDGNGKEIVNVDDEKLQELKRDYGEGAHKAVMNALMEMKEYNVLADRSIAYELWNYKDGRKATLRECVEYVCNQVKQLTVTKRRKSRRGS; from the exons ATGGCAGAGACCAGAGGCGTGGGTGGGCGCCTTGCGGCATTGGCTTCTAAGGTGGACTCGAAGATATATTATCTCAAGGATGTGTTGGTTGAGTACATGGACATGAAAAATGTGGTTGCTGAAATagcagaggagagggagaggttcCAGCTTGAACAGCGTG GAAATGACGCACTTCTGGAAGCAATGAAGGAGGAGCTTGTGGCAGCAAACAACGAGCTCAAAGCAGCAAAAGAGGAAATCTCTCGAAAGAACAATGAGCTAGAGTCTGTAAAGAAACAGCTTCAAGAGAGTGAAGCGAGAAATATTCAGGCTGAGCAGCAGAGCGGCATTGTGGTTGAGCTTATGCAACCAAGAGGG GTGCAAACAAGATCGATGCAAAAACGCAAAAGGCCATTGCAAGGACCTTCGGGCTGTGAGGCTGATGACCAAGAGTATACGAGTCAAATCAATGTCCAATCTCCACGTTGCTTGGAATCGATGAGAACTCCTGAT GTCAAGAAAAGATCGGTGCAGAAACAAAAACATTTATCTCAAGGACTTCCAGGTGATCCTGGTGAGCTTCAGTTAATGGAAGGGCATCTGAGTGACCCGAATGCTGGGGAAGCCTCAGGTGCTCTGGTGAGCAAAGATGATGACCTGGAGGCAGTTAGAGAAGAGTTGATCAAG GGATTCCTTGACATTGATAACGGTGGACGGAAACTTGGGATAAAGGAAATGGGACAGTTGAATGAGAAGGTGTTCCAGATTGCATGTCTTGCTAAGCTACCTCCAGAAGAAGTTGGCGAGGCATCGTATGAACTATACTCATCGTGGCAGAAGCAACTCAGTGACCTAAGCTGGAATCCCTTCAAGACAATCACAGTTGACGGTAACGGTAAG GAGATTGTGAATGTTGATGATGAAAAGCTGCAAGAGCTTAAGAGGGACTATGGAGAAGGTGCTCACAAGGCTGTCATGAATGCACTAATGGAGATGAAAGAGTATAATGTCCTAGCTGACAGAAGCATCGCGTATGAGCTGTGGAACTACAAGGATGGGAGGAAGGCCACCCTGCGTGAGTGTGTTGAGTACGTTTGCAATCAAGTGAAGCAACTCACAGTGACCAAGCGCAGGAAGTCTCGCAG GGGAAGTTGA
- the LOC127758052 gene encoding factor of DNA methylation 1-like isoform X3, which yields MAETRGVGGRLAALASKVDSKIYYLKDVLVEYMDMKNVVAEIAEERERFQLEQRGNDALLEAMKEELVAANNELKAAKEEISRKNNELESVKKQLQESEARNIQAEQQSGIVVELMQPRGVQTRSMQKRKRPLQGPSGCEADDQEYTSQINVQSPRCLESMRTPDQVKKRSVQKQKHLSQGLPGDPGELQLMEGHLSDPNAGEASGALVSKDDDLEAVREELIKGFLDIDNGGRKLGIKEMGQLNEKVFQIACLAKLPPEEVGEASYELYSSWQKQLSDLSWNPFKTITVDGNGKEIVNVDDEKLQELKRDYGEGAHKAVMNALMEMKEYNVLADRSIAYELWNYKDGRKATLRECVEYVCNQVKQLTVTKRRKSRRW from the exons ATGGCAGAGACCAGAGGCGTGGGTGGGCGCCTTGCGGCATTGGCTTCTAAGGTGGACTCGAAGATATATTATCTCAAGGATGTGTTGGTTGAGTACATGGACATGAAAAATGTGGTTGCTGAAATagcagaggagagggagaggttcCAGCTTGAACAGCGTG GAAATGACGCACTTCTGGAAGCAATGAAGGAGGAGCTTGTGGCAGCAAACAACGAGCTCAAAGCAGCAAAAGAGGAAATCTCTCGAAAGAACAATGAGCTAGAGTCTGTAAAGAAACAGCTTCAAGAGAGTGAAGCGAGAAATATTCAGGCTGAGCAGCAGAGCGGCATTGTGGTTGAGCTTATGCAACCAAGAGGG GTGCAAACAAGATCGATGCAAAAACGCAAAAGGCCATTGCAAGGACCTTCGGGCTGTGAGGCTGATGACCAAGAGTATACGAGTCAAATCAATGTCCAATCTCCACGTTGCTTGGAATCGATGAGAACTCCTGAT CAGGTCAAGAAAAGATCGGTGCAGAAACAAAAACATTTATCTCAAGGACTTCCAGGTGATCCTGGTGAGCTTCAGTTAATGGAAGGGCATCTGAGTGACCCGAATGCTGGGGAAGCCTCAGGTGCTCTGGTGAGCAAAGATGATGACCTGGAGGCAGTTAGAGAAGAGTTGATCAAG GGATTCCTTGACATTGATAACGGTGGACGGAAACTTGGGATAAAGGAAATGGGACAGTTGAATGAGAAGGTGTTCCAGATTGCATGTCTTGCTAAGCTACCTCCAGAAGAAGTTGGCGAGGCATCGTATGAACTATACTCATCGTGGCAGAAGCAACTCAGTGACCTAAGCTGGAATCCCTTCAAGACAATCACAGTTGACGGTAACGGTAAG GAGATTGTGAATGTTGATGATGAAAAGCTGCAAGAGCTTAAGAGGGACTATGGAGAAGGTGCTCACAAGGCTGTCATGAATGCACTAATGGAGATGAAAGAGTATAATGTCCTAGCTGACAGAAGCATCGCGTATGAGCTGTGGAACTACAAGGATGGGAGGAAGGCCACCCTGCGTGAGTGTGTTGAGTACGTTTGCAATCAAGTGAAGCAACTCACAGTGACCAAGCGCAGGAAGTCTCGCAG GTGGTGA
- the LOC127758052 gene encoding factor of DNA methylation 1-like isoform X1 — protein MAETRGVGGRLAALASKVDSKIYYLKDVLVEYMDMKNVVAEIAEERERFQLEQRGNDALLEAMKEELVAANNELKAAKEEISRKNNELESVKKQLQESEARNIQAEQQSGIVVELMQPRGVQTRSMQKRKRPLQGPSGCEADDQEYTSQINVQSPRCLESMRTPDQVKKRSVQKQKHLSQGLPGDPGELQLMEGHLSDPNAGEASGALVSKDDDLEAVREELIKGFLDIDNGGRKLGIKEMGQLNEKVFQIACLAKLPPEEVGEASYELYSSWQKQLSDLSWNPFKTITVDGNGKEIVNVDDEKLQELKRDYGEGAHKAVMNALMEMKEYNVLADRSIAYELWNYKDGRKATLRECVEYVCNQVKQLTVTKRRKSRRGS, from the exons ATGGCAGAGACCAGAGGCGTGGGTGGGCGCCTTGCGGCATTGGCTTCTAAGGTGGACTCGAAGATATATTATCTCAAGGATGTGTTGGTTGAGTACATGGACATGAAAAATGTGGTTGCTGAAATagcagaggagagggagaggttcCAGCTTGAACAGCGTG GAAATGACGCACTTCTGGAAGCAATGAAGGAGGAGCTTGTGGCAGCAAACAACGAGCTCAAAGCAGCAAAAGAGGAAATCTCTCGAAAGAACAATGAGCTAGAGTCTGTAAAGAAACAGCTTCAAGAGAGTGAAGCGAGAAATATTCAGGCTGAGCAGCAGAGCGGCATTGTGGTTGAGCTTATGCAACCAAGAGGG GTGCAAACAAGATCGATGCAAAAACGCAAAAGGCCATTGCAAGGACCTTCGGGCTGTGAGGCTGATGACCAAGAGTATACGAGTCAAATCAATGTCCAATCTCCACGTTGCTTGGAATCGATGAGAACTCCTGAT CAGGTCAAGAAAAGATCGGTGCAGAAACAAAAACATTTATCTCAAGGACTTCCAGGTGATCCTGGTGAGCTTCAGTTAATGGAAGGGCATCTGAGTGACCCGAATGCTGGGGAAGCCTCAGGTGCTCTGGTGAGCAAAGATGATGACCTGGAGGCAGTTAGAGAAGAGTTGATCAAG GGATTCCTTGACATTGATAACGGTGGACGGAAACTTGGGATAAAGGAAATGGGACAGTTGAATGAGAAGGTGTTCCAGATTGCATGTCTTGCTAAGCTACCTCCAGAAGAAGTTGGCGAGGCATCGTATGAACTATACTCATCGTGGCAGAAGCAACTCAGTGACCTAAGCTGGAATCCCTTCAAGACAATCACAGTTGACGGTAACGGTAAG GAGATTGTGAATGTTGATGATGAAAAGCTGCAAGAGCTTAAGAGGGACTATGGAGAAGGTGCTCACAAGGCTGTCATGAATGCACTAATGGAGATGAAAGAGTATAATGTCCTAGCTGACAGAAGCATCGCGTATGAGCTGTGGAACTACAAGGATGGGAGGAAGGCCACCCTGCGTGAGTGTGTTGAGTACGTTTGCAATCAAGTGAAGCAACTCACAGTGACCAAGCGCAGGAAGTCTCGCAG GGGAAGTTGA